From Streptomyces sp. SAI-135:
TCCTCACCCCCCTGGGCTTCACCCCGGTCACCCCCGCCGACCCCACCCGCCGCGGCAGCCAGGTCACCCTCCGCCACCCCCACGCCCGCGGCCTGGCCGTCGCCCTCGCGGAGAGCGGGGTCATCGCGGACATGCGCGCACCCGACCTGCTCCGCCTCGGCGTCAACGCCCTCTACACCAGCCACCGGGACATGCTCACCGCCGCATCACGCCTGCGCGACCTCACCGAGAGGGCCGCCTACAATCCCGCACCACCCACCACAGGTCCCGTGCCCTGACCTGACCGTTGGGGGAGGAGATGCGTGTGCCCACGCCCTCAACGCCTACTACGAGCGGCCCGCGACGCTGGCCCTCGCCGGAGACGTGGCCGGTCGGCTGATCGGTCATCAGCGAGCCGGAGCCCGATCCGGCCGCCCTCAAGCTGTTCCCGGAAGCCATGGCGGCCAAGCCCCGCTTCCTGTGCTTCCTGTTCTTCGTCCTGCAAGCCGACTAGCACCCCCCGCAACCCGGTTACTCGCCTCGGCCCGGTCGGGATGCGGGTCGGCGCGGTGCGCGTGAGGCTGGGGCCGTGGCTTACGGCTGCGTGGTCGTCACGCGCATGAGGCGGGCCGGAGGTGGTGACGTTGAACGCGCGCAAGGGCTCGCGAAGCGGTGGTGACCGCGATGTGGAAGCCGTCCTGGACGAGCTCTACACCACACCGCCTTTCGCGTTCGTCCCCCGGCGGGAGACGCTGGCGGTCGAGGCGAGGACGGCCGGCCGCGTGGAGGACGCGCGCCGGATCCATGCCGCGCGGCGCCCCACCCTCGCGGCGTGGGCGGCCAACCTTCTGCTGCGCTCCCAGCCGGAGGAAAGCCGGCAGTTCCTGGAACTGGGCCGCGCACTGCGCGAGGCCTACAGCACCCTGGACGCCGCCGGTCTCAAGGAGCTGTCCGCCCAGCGTCGCCGTGTCGTCGCCGCACTGTCCCAGCAGGCCGCCCAGCTCGCCCGCGACGCCGGGAACCGGCTCTCGGAACCGGTCCAGCAGGACCTCGAAGCGACCCTGCGCGCCGTGCTCGCCGATCCGGACGCAGCCGACCAGTGGGCGGGCGGTCGTCTGGTCAATGCCCTGACCCCGCCGTCGGAGTTCCAGCCAGGCACCACCGCACCAGCGGCCGAGAAGCTGGGTGCCCGCGGCCACCGGTCGGCGCCTCGTCCTGCGGCACGGACAGCACGCGCGCCCAAGAAAGACGAACTCGCCGAGAGACGCCGCGCCCGGCAGGAGCAGCTGGACCGGGCGAGGGAGACGGCCGAGGCGGCCGAGCAGCACCTGCGGGAGGAACGCGCACGGCAAGCCGACCTCGACGCCGCGCTCCAGCAGGCGCGCGAACACACCGAGCGGGCCCGCCGGCAGCTCGCCGCCCTCGAGGAGCAGATGGAGCAGGCACGGGAGGAGTGCCGGCAAGCCGAAAGGGCTCAGAAGGAAGCCGAACAACTCAGCCGCTCCGCCGCCGACGCCCTCACCCAGGCCGAGCGGAAGGCACGCGAGAGTGCGCAGCGCGTGCGCCGCCTGACCAGCGGTACCGCCTAGACGGGGAGGGGCCGTCCGAGCTCACCGTCGACACTTCTGGTCATGCCCGTACTCCATGACCGCCTGGAGAAGTGCCGCGGGCGGGAATGATGCGCCGAGGGGCTGTGTTGACACCACTGCATGACATGACCGAGTCAAAGCACTCGGTGGTGGTGGAAGGAGTACCTCATGGCACGCAGCACCACGCGCCCCGTCGTCAAGCTCAGGTCGACGGCCGGCACCGGCTACACCTACGTGACGCGCAAGAACCGTCTGTCCGACCCCGACCGGCTGGTCGTGCGCAAGTACGACCCGGTGGCCGGCCAGCACGTTCTGTTCCGCGAGGAACGATGACACCCGCCTCGGTCGTCGATCGAGGTCCCGCGAAGGAGGCACCACCCATGAGGTCCGGCATTCACCCCGTCTCCCGCCCCGTCGTCTTCCGCGACCGTGTGGCGGGCTTCCATCTGCTCACCCGCTCCACCCTCGATGCCCAGGCCACGGTGGAGTGGGAGGACGGCAGGACGTACCCGGTCGTCGACGTGGACATCTCGTCCGCGAGTCACCCGTTCTACACCGGCACCTCGCGGGTCGTGGACACCGCGGGCCGGGTGGAGCGCTTCGAGCGGCGTTACGGCCGTACCGCTCCGGCCCGTCCCTGACGGCCCGAGCCGTCCGACCCCTGCAAGACCCGGCAAGGAGGCCGTGATGAAGGTACGCAAGTCCCTGCGCTCGCTGAAGGCCAAGCCCGGCGCTCAGGTGGTGCGCCGGCGTGGCGTCACCTTTGTGATCAACAAGAAGGACCCCCGGTTCAAGGCCCGCCAGGGCTGACGCCCACCTCGCAGCACCTCACCGGCCCGGCACCGCACTCGCGGTGCCGGGCCGGTGCCGTAAAGCACGCCGTGTGTCCGGTGCGTTTGCGATGGACGCTCAGGACTCGTCCGCGACCGCGGCCGAGAAACGTGTCGCGAGCGCTGCCACCGCCGCGCGCAGCTCCGGCCCGCCCTCGACACGGAAAGCCAGCGGCAACTGCGCCAGCCACTCCTGCGCGTACATCGTCGGATTCCTCGTGCTGCCGATCAGCACGCATCCCTCTCCCCACGGTTCGAGCCGTCCCATGGGCGGGCGGATCGACGGCAGCACTTCGGCCATCGGGGCGTCGAACACGACCCGCGTGGGAAATGCCCACCCCTGGCCCAGGTTCTCCTCCAGCGCCGCCACCGGATCGAGGCCGTCGGGCACCTCGAAGCCGCGGGTGGTCTCCCGGACCGTGCGGATGCGGTCGA
This genomic window contains:
- a CDS encoding type B 50S ribosomal protein L31; amino-acid sequence: MRSGIHPVSRPVVFRDRVAGFHLLTRSTLDAQATVEWEDGRTYPVVDVDISSASHPFYTGTSRVVDTAGRVERFERRYGRTAPARP
- the ykgO gene encoding type B 50S ribosomal protein L36; translated protein: MKVRKSLRSLKAKPGAQVVRRRGVTFVINKKDPRFKARQG
- the rpmG gene encoding 50S ribosomal protein L33 — its product is MARSTTRPVVKLRSTAGTGYTYVTRKNRLSDPDRLVVRKYDPVAGQHVLFREER